The following is a genomic window from Brevibacterium limosum.
GCACCGGCGGCATCGAGGCCGATGTCATAGGGCTCACCGGCCGAGTTTCTGTACGGGTGACCAAGGAAGAGCCGGTTCGGCCGGACCACGTCGCGCAGACACTCGAGGCTGCTCCGGTAGGCGTTCGGATCCTCGTACCCGGGGAAGCCGTTGGCCGCCCCGTGGATCTGCACGGCGTCGCCGACGAAGACATCGTTCTGCCCATCGATGACATAAGCGACCGATCCCGCGGTGTGGCCGGGGATGCTGTGCGCGCTCACGCTCACCCCACCTCCGAGCGACAGGCTCTCCCCGCCGCGCAGCACGACATCGGCACTCATCTCTCCGGAGATCGCCGCTTCGGCCATTCCGGTCTGCTGCGATTCTGCCTCGGGATTGTCGAGGTAGTGATCGCGCAGCTCGAGGTAGTTCTCCACATGGGCTCGACGTCTGCGCAGATAGTCGAGGTCCGCCTCGTGGATGACGACCTTCGCCTTCCGCCCGGTCAGCTCCCACAGAGCATAAGCTCCGCCGAGGTGGTCGATGTGTCCGTGGGTGAGCAGGATCCAGCGGACGTCCTCGATGCGCCGACCCGACTTCTCCAGTTCAGCGACGGTGCCGTCGACTGTCGACGTCACTCCCGCATCGACGATGGCCGGCTCCTCGGCATCGATGAAGAACGAGTACAGGCCGAATCGGCCCCAGGGAGAGAAGAGAGGGGACACGGTGACTGCCATGGAGGCTCCTGCTTTCGTCGTCGAACTGACGTGGTGGATTCTCGATCCAATCTTTGTCATAATAATATTGTCTATACGCCATCGGCGCCACTCCTTCCGTGAAAGACCGTCTCTGTGAGAACCATCGATGCTGCTGCGTTTATCCAGAATGCCCGCCCCAACCGCTTCCACGGCTGGCTGCTGTTCTGGTCGTGTTTCATTGTCCTCTTCGATATGTACGACCTCGTCATCTACGGCTCTGTGCTGCCGATCCTCATACGCGAATGGGCGATCGGCCCGGTCGAGGCGGGGGTGATCGGGAGCGTCGGCCTCTTCGGCATGATGATCGGGGCGATCTGCTTCGGCTTCCTCGCCGACCGCTTCGGGCGTCGGCGGATGCTCATCGCCAGCGTGCTGATCTTCAGCCTCGCGACATTCGGCTGCGCCTTCGCATCCGCCCCGGAGGTCTTCGGCGCCCTGCGGGCGATCGCCGGTGTGGGCATCGGTGGGATCCTGCCGAACATCATCGCGATGATCACCGACTATGCCCCGAAGCGGACAGCGAACACCATGGTCGCGATCGTCACCTGCCTGTTCTCCGTCGGCGGCATCGTCGCGGCCTTCGCCGCCATGAGACTCATCCCCGCCTTCGGCTGGCAGAGCGTGTACTGGGTGGCACTCATCCCGGTTCTGACCCTGCCGCTGTCGGCACGCTGGTTCTTCGACTCCCCCACCACTCTCATCCGCCTCGGTCGCACGGAGACGCTGCGGACGACCC
Proteins encoded in this region:
- a CDS encoding MBL fold metallo-hydrolase, which encodes MAVTVSPLFSPWGRFGLYSFFIDAEEPAIVDAGVTSTVDGTVAELEKSGRRIEDVRWILLTHGHIDHLGGAYALWELTGRKAKVVIHEADLDYLRRRRAHVENYLELRDHYLDNPEAESQQTGMAEAAISGEMSADVVLRGGESLSLGGGVSVSAHSIPGHTAGSVAYVIDGQNDVFVGDAVQIHGAANGFPGYEDPNAYRSSLECLRDVVRPNRLFLGHPYRNSAGEPYDIGLDAAGAAQAFEESLAIEARIREAVGEGFAETSSPYSPFEAVATEIGYSGDPSLEPSPFFTTMDGYRRLFDGESEGGR